The Salegentibacter sp. Hel_I_6 region AACTGGATTTTCCTGAACCTCCGGTTCCGGTAATTCCAAGAACTGGAATTTCGCTTTTATCTGTGTCTTCTCTTAAAGGTTCAAAATGCTTCAGAAAAGAATCGTGTTTATTTTCTGCAAGGGAAATTAGCCTTGAAATAGTATTTACATTCTTATTTTTTAAATCTTCAGCAACAGATTTTTCTTCAACCAAATCGCGAGTTTCAGTATCTACCCGCTTCACCATATCATTGATCATTCCCTGGAGTCCCATTTCACGCCCATCATCTGGCGAGTAAATTCGGGTTATTCCGTAGTCCATCAATTCTTTAATTTCCTCAGGAAGAATTACCCCACCACCACCGCCAAAAATAGCGATATGACCGGCGTTTTTCTCCTGAAGCAAATCGTGCATATATTTAAAGTATTCAGTGTGCCCACCTTGATAGGAAGTCATCGCAATAGCCTGTGCATCTTCCTGGATGGCGCAATTCACCACCTCATCTACACTACGGTCGTGACCAAGGTGAATTACCTCAACTCCGGTAGACTGGATGATTCGGCGCATTATATTAATGGCTGCATCGTGCCCATCAAAAAGCGAAGCCGCGGTTACAATTCTTATTTTATTTTTAGGGGTATATGGCTTTTGTTGTTCCATTGCTAATTATCTCTGAAATTTTGACCTGCAATTTACGAAAATCGCAACCAAATATTGAAATTTTAAATTTTTTATGAGGATTTTATAAGCAAAAATAGCTTGATTAAAGAAAGTCAAAAAGTGATTCTCAGGCTCCCATTTTTAAATTTATATCTTTGAAAAATCAAATCCAGGGCAAGCTTGCGATATATAAGATGGATTTTTTTGATATCCAGGTAAGCCTTCAAATATTTAAATCTCGATTATCGAGTAAAAAACATTTCTATGAAAAAGATTATTCTCGTTTTTAGTGTACTTATATTTTCTTCCTGTGCCGAATTACAAACTATAGCCGAAAATTATCCCCAAGTAGGTGTTAGTAATACCGAAATAGCTTCGGGTTTACGGCAGGCTTTGGATATGGGGATTGAAAAACAGGTAACAAAACTTACTGAAGAAAATGGGTTCTACCGCAATGAATTAGTAAGAATTACTTTACCACCAGAGTTACAAAAAGTAGATAAAACCCTAAGGGATGTTGGCTTAGACGCTCTTGCCGACGAAGGCTTAAAAGTTTTAAATCGGGCTGCGGAAGAAGCCGTTAAAGAAGCTACACCAATTTTTGTAAATGCCGTACAGGAAATTACTTTTAATGATGCTAGAAATATTTTACTTGGCCAGGATAACCAGGCCACCTTATACCTTACCGACAAAACTGAAAAATCACTGTATAACAAATTTAGTCCTGTAGTTACTTCTTCACTTGAGAAAGTAGGAGCTACCCAAGTATGGAGTAATATTATAAACCGGTATAACAGCTTACCACTTACTACAAATGTAAATCCAGACCTTGCAGATTATGTGACCAATGAAGCTTTAAATGGGGTTTACACAATGATTGCTGTTGAAGAAAAGGAAATTAGAGAGAAGGTTTCAGCACGAACCACCAACCTTTTACAACGCGTTTTCGCTCTTCAGGATCGTAATACAGGTTATTAAAAGCTTTTTTGAGTTGTTATAAATCGGCAATTATCTAATGTTTTTAACAAACCAAGTGCTTGAAATAGATTTTTTTACATCAATCTTAACGCACACTTAGCAATCCTTTGAGTTTCTGCAGGCTATCTTTGTATCAAAGACAAAAACAGTTATGTTCAAAATCTTTGAAACAAAATCTACAGAAGAATGCCTTTGTGATAAGTACACACATCTTATGCACAAATCGTTTAAATTGGCGCTAACCGATAAGGAAGAAAGTGACCGATTGAACGAGAGAGCAAAAAAAATTCTTCGGGAACTAAGGAGAATGCAATACGATAAGATAGATTCTTAAGCGCTAATTGTTTTAAAATAATCTATTGCTGCAATCAATCGGGATCCATACCAACTAAAATACTCACCATCTACCAGCTTAATTTCAGCATTTAAAGTTGAAAAATATTCTTTATGCTTTTCCTTGAACGGAAATGGCTCAGATGAAAGCAATAATAAATCAGGATTTTTAGCCTTTAATTCTTCAAGAGTAGTTTCTGGATACCTGGATTCTATAAACACATTTTCAAACTTATTCAGTTTTAGGAGTTCATCTATAAAAGTGTCTTTCCCGGCAACCATTAAAGGTTTTTTCCAAATAAAATACGCTACTTTTTTAACCGGTTTATCCCGGAGTTTTTCTTGAAGAACAGCAATTTTGTCCCTAACGGAATTCACCATTGTTCCTACTAAAGCTTTTTTTTGAAAGATCTCACCATATTGAAGCATCAATTCAAAAGCATCTTCAATTTTTACAATATCTGAAACGTGTACAGGAGCAATTTCTTCCAACTCCTCTACCATTTCCTTAGTATTTTCCTCTTTATTACAGAGAATAATATCTGGTTTTAAAGCTTTTATTTTTTCAAGCTTTACTTGTTTTGTACCACCTACCATGGTTTTGTTCTTCCTAAGATATTTGGGATGAACGCAGAATTTAGTGACCCCCACCAGATTTTCCTCCAAACCTAAATCCACAAGAAGTTCGGTTTGGCTGGGTACTAATGAGATAATTCGCTTAGGAATATATGGAAGAGAAATCTTTCTCTGTAATTGATCTATCACTTCCATGTTAGAATTTTAAAGTTTACTCAACTCTTCTGCCATTTGTTGCTGAAGTACTTCAGCTTTAGCTCCGGCTATTTCAGCGAAATTCGAAGATTCTGAAGCATAAATAATCTTTCGGGAAGAATTTACCAAAAGGCCAACATTTTTTGTCATTCCGTATTTACATACGTCTTCCAGTTTTCCGCCCTGTGCGCCTACTCCAGGAACAAGTAAAAAATTCTCAGGAATGATCTCTCTTATTTCTTTTAAAAATTCAGCCTTAGTAGCTCCCACAACGTACATCAAATTCTCAGAATTTTTCCAGGTTTTAGAGGTTTTAAGTACTTTTTTATAAAGTTCTTCCCCGTCAATTTGCTGGGTTTGGAAATCAAAAGCCCCCTCATTAGAAGTAAGTGCCAATAATATAGCCTGTCGGTTATCAAATTCCAAAAAAGGTTCTACCGAATCTTTTCCCATATAGGGTGCGACAGTTACCGAATCAAAGCCAAGATCCTGGAGAAAGGTTTTAGCATACATTCTTGAAGTATTACCTATATCACCACGCTTGGCGTCTGCAATAGTATAAATTTCGGGATATTCGTGATGAAGATAATTTATAGTCTTTTCTAAGGCCTGCCAGCCTTCAACGCCATTGGCTTCATAAAAAGCAATATTCGGTTTATAAGCCACGCAAAACTTATGAGTAGCGTCTATAATCGCTTTATTGAATTCAAAAATAGGATCGTCCTCAGATAATAAATAGGTTGGAATCCTGTCTATATCCACATCAAGCCCCACACATAAAAACGATTTCTTTTTAAAGATCTGTTCAGTTAATTCTTGCGGGGACATAGGTTAGTTTTTGTAATTAATATGATTCAAAATATAAAAAGAAAATTCCGCTTTCGCGGAAAGTAATTCTTAAAATAAAAACTCGAGGCTATTGAAAACTTATTAAAATCGTCATTCTCAATTCATTTCAGAATCTAATTAGTTGATATCTCAAACAAGTTAGAAGCTGAAACAAGTTCAGCTTGACGATAATAGGCAGCTCCGAAATTGTTAAAATACATCTGAATTTTCCTTGAGCTTCTCTGTATTTTCTACAAATCGCAATTCGTCAAGTATTTTCTGGATATCCCCATTAATGATATTGGAAAGATCATAAAGCGTAAGGTTAATACGATGGTCTGTAACCCTTCCCTGGGAATAATTATAGGTTCTAATTTTTGCACTACGGTCACCACTGGAAACCATAGAGTTTCTTTTAGCAGCATCGGCTTCCTGCTTTTTAGCAAGTTCCATTTCATATAAACGCGAGCGTAATACTCTAAAGGCTTTCTCCTTGTTTTTATGCTGTGATTTTTGATCCTGGCACTGTGCCACTAATCCTGTAGGCTCGTGAGTTAAACGCACAGCAGAATAGGTGGTGTTCACCGATTGCCCACCGGGACCGGAAGAACAGAAATAATCTATTCTCACCTCTTTTGGATCTATCTCTACATCAAATTCTTCAGCTTCTGGAAGTACCATTACGGTAGCGGCCGAGGTATGTACACGCCCCTGGGTTTCAGTTTGCGGAACACGTTGTACACGGTGCACACCGGCTTCAAACTTCATTGTACCATAAACATCTTCACCAGAAACTTCAAAAATCATCTCTTTAAATCCACCACTGGTACCTTCACTATAATCTACAATATTATGTTTCCAGCCTTTGCTTTCTAAATACTTGGTATACATTCTATAAAGATCGCCGGCGAAAATACTGGCCTCATCCCCACCGGTACCAGCCCTAATTTCTATCACTACATTCTTCGCGTCATCCGGATCTTTAGGAACGAGCATCATTCTTATCTTTTCTTCCAGCTTTGGCACTTCCTTTTCAGCTTCATCAAGCTGCATTTTGGCCATTTCGGTCATTTCAGGATCGCTGCCATCGGCAATAATTTCCTTGGCTTCTTCAATATTATTGGTGAGCTCTAAATATTTTTCCCGCTCATCCATTAAGGCCCTAAGGTCTTTGTATTCTTTATTTAATTCTATATATCGCTTTTGATCTGATATCACATCAGGCTGAATAATTAAATCATTCACCTCATCAAAACGCTGCTTTACTATGTTAAGCTTCTCGATCATATAATCAATCTGATTTTAGGAAAACAAATTTACGATAAATTGGGCGAATTATAAGATTGAAAAAAGAATTGTAAATTGAAACGATCTAGAAACTTTTATGATAAGTAAAACCAGGGCGATCTTATATTTTTACCGTCAATTTATTTTGGGGTCTATTTTGTTGAATTTCTTTTTCTTGTTTTTAGGAAATCCTGTAGTATTTATCGTGATGTTCAAACTATTTCTTGGCATCCTGATATTCTATTTATATAAAACTTCCTATAAACACCAGCTTTACTTTTACCAAAATCTTTCGCTAAGCAGCACAAGGCTTTTTGTCTTCGCCTTCCTCCTGGATTTAATTTTCATCCTAATTTCCGGCGGAATTTATCCTATGATAGTATGATTTTCGAAATTGATAATGTTGAGCTTTATTTTGCTGAAAAGCAAATCCTAAACGGGGTTTACTTGAAAGCAGAAACAGGAAAAATAATCGGAATACTCGGAGCCAATGGTTCTGGAAAAAGTAGTTTACTCAATATTTCCTTCGGAAGTCTTCAACCCAGGCACAAATTGATTAGAATTGACAAGAAACCTTACCTGAAACCACTTTTTAAATACGGTATAGTAACATATTTACCTCAGCAAAATTTTATTCCACCAAAAATGAAGCTTGAAACCTGTTTTCAACTTTTTAAGGTAGAGCTAAGAGACTTTCTACACGACTTCCCTGAGTTTATAGCTTACAAGAGAACCAAAATGCGGGAACTTTCAGGTGGGCAAAGGCGTGTTACAGAAATTTACATTGCTTTAAATAGCAAAACCAAACTCATACTTCTAGACGAACCATTTTCTCATCTTTCGCCGCTGTATATTGAAAAAATTAAAGGTATACTTCAGAATAAAAAGAAAGAAAAAGCCATTATAATTACCGATCATATGTATCGGCATATTTTGAACTCTAGCGATGAGATTTACCTGCTAAAGAATGGGAGTACTAAGTTGATAGATAAAGTTAGCGAATTAGAAGATTACAAATATCTAAGAGCCGGCACCCTGTAAAAAAGCTTAGTATTCAAACTCCCCAAATTCACTTTTTATAGTAAGTTTCTTTTCTTCTGAAGCTTCTACCCTACCAACTATCTGTGCATCAACATTAAAAGATTTTGAAATAGCGATAATCTCTTCGGCAATTTGAGGATTTACATAAAGTTCCATACGGTGGCCCATATTAAAAACCTGGTACATTTCTTTCCAGTCGGTTTTACTTTCTTGCTGAATAAGTTTGAAAAGGGGCGGCACTTCAAACATATTATCTTTTACAATATGCAAATTATCTATAAAGTGAAGAATTTTGGTTTGGGCACCTCCACTGCAATGCACCATCCCATTAATTTCCTTATTGCTGAATTTAGAAAGTATCTTCTTAATAATAGGGGCGTAAGTTCGGGTTGGAGAAAGTACTAATTTCCCGGCATCTATAGGTGAATTTTCAACCTTATCGGTTAAAGATTTAGTTCCGGAATAGATCAAGTCTTCAGGAATATCATTATCAAAGCTTTCGGGATATTTTTCGGCTAAGATCTTAGAAAAAACATCGTGTCGCGCAGAGGTAAGTCCGTTACTTCCCATTCCGCCATTATATTCATTTTCGTAGGATGCCTGCCCCGAAGAAGATAAACCAACAATCACATTTCCCGGTTTAATATTAGCATTATCAATCACTTCAGACTTCTTCATCCTGGCGGTTACGGTAGAATCTACAATAATAGTTCTCACCAAATCACCAACATCGGCAGTTTCGCCACCGGTTGAATGAATTTCTACGCCAAAGTCTTTTAATTCAGCAATCAACTCTTCAGTTCCATTGATTATTGCTGAAATCACCTCACCAGGAATTTTATTTTTATTCCTGCCAATCGTAGAAGAAAGCATAATATTATCTATAGCGCCTACGCAAAGCAAATCGTCTATATTCATTATAAGTGCATCTTGCGCAATACCTTTCCAAACCGAAATATCTCCGGTTTCTTTCCAATACATATAGGCCAGGGAAGATTTTGTTCCTGCACCATCGGCGTGCATAATTAAGCAATAATCTGCATCTCCGGTAAGATAATCAGGCACAATTTTGCAAAATGCTTTTGGGAATAATCCTTTATCTACATTTTTAATGGCATTGTGCACATCTTCTTTTCCTGCTGAAACTCCGCGCTGGGCATATCTCTTACTTACTTCCTGACTCATAATTATTGGATTGAAATCCCAAAGATAAACAGATTAGATTAGTCACTGAAGTATTATAAAGTAAAAAAAGCGATAGCAAATAATCACCATCGCTTTTCAGCTTAAATTATAATAACAAATCTTTACTCAATAATCGAGATTAAATACTCCCATATTTGTCTCAAAATAAATTTATCTTTTCCAATAATAATCTTTCGAGAGCTTGCTCCGAAGTTGTTTACTCCCAATCTGGCATAAATGCATTTTCGTATAATAAGGTTCTATTTTCATCGGCACTTCCAGGGTTTATTTCTACGGTAAATATATTATTCTGAGAAATACCGTCGTTAGAAGTATTTACAAAAATAACTTCAGCTTCGTTTGGAGAAAACCTGGGGTCAAGATCGTTTGTTCCATCAGGTTTGTTATCACTAATACTTAAAGCTTCCTGAGTATTTATATTGTAGACGAACAATTGCGAATTAAGCTGGCGATAATCTTCGCTTTCAAACCCAGAAACATCTCTAGTATACAAAACCATATTATTATTAACAGAGAGGTTTAAGCCGCCAAGCGCACCCTCTATATTTGAAACAATCGTAGTTGTTTTCTGCCCTTCATTGTTTATTAAATAAATGGAAGCATTGTATCCATTAGCATCGTTTACCAATAGGGCCATCCTGGAATTATCATTACTCACATCTACTTCTGTAATAAACCTGCCATTAGGTTCACTATAAATTTGCGTTGTACCATCACCCGTTGCATTTACTCTGTAAAGCTTACTAAAATTCGGGTAAATAAGACTAGCACCATCATTGGCCCAGGAAAAATCAATTTTATCTAAATTGAAACCGTTCACAGGTATATTACTTGTAATTTGTTTTTGGCCCGAGCCATCTAAATTCATCGTAAAAAGATGAGTTTGACTTCCAATAGTTCTTAAAAATGCAATTTTATCGGTACGATGGTTTTTCCTTGGTCTAAAGCTGTTTTGACTAGCCGAAGTTAATTGGTATTCATTTTCATTAAGATCTCTAGAAAAAATTACATTATTTCCATTTACTTTTCTCACGTAAGCAATTCTACTTTTAGGAAATTCCAGGGTATTAAAGGTGCCAACCTCACTTAAAACATCTTCATTAACACTATCGCTAACCCTTACCTGCCAAAAGTATTTATAGCCATAATTTAAATCTTCTACCGTAAAAGTTGTATCAGTTATGTTAGCGTAAGTTTGTACGTTGCTATTACGATCGTTTCTTATTTCCAATTGATAAGTCAATTCATCGTCATCCACATTTTCGGATGCCCAGGCAAAAGTTACTGTCCGTGGCAGTCCTTCAGCATTATTTTCAGGAGAAACTAACTGTGGAGCTTTAGGAGCGAGGTTGTTAGCGGTCTCGGGTTTCATTTCAAAAACAATATTTACCTCACCATCAGGAATTACCTCTACACCTTGAAATTGAGTTAATAAACTATCTTTTCGAGCCTGCACAGAGTACTCCTGAACCGGTATGTTTCTTAAAGTAAATTCCCCGTTTTCATCAGTAAAAACTGTTGAACTGGCAGGATTTGTTGAAATTCTAACATTCTCTATAGGTTCAAAATTTCCTTCTGTAACAACTGTTCCGGTTATGGTACCTATTTGCACATTATCTATAGTTTCTTCACTACAACCAGAAATAAGTATCGCAAAAAAAAGAGGGAATATAAATTTTATACTTTTCATAATTTTAATTGTTGTTATTTGAGTTTCCTAAATAGAAATTTACACCTATCCCGAAATTAAAATAATGGTCATCCCGGGTGCCATTAATGGTGTAATCCAACTCGTCGCTAAGTGTTATATTGTGCGTTGCGAAAGCTTTTATACCCAGATTGTCTTTTATTAGATATTCCATACCCAATCCATAATGTAGTTTGAAAAAATTATTTTTTGATTCCTGGATATCACTTTCAGATAATCTTGTAAGAAAACCGGCTCCAGCCTGTGCAAAAGGCGTTAATTTATCACTTGGCAATAATGTATAATTAAGTCCGGCATCCAGGCCAGCAAATGTTTCTGTAAAAGCCACTCCACTATTTAATTCAAAAATACTACCACTTAATTGCAATGCAAGGGAACGATAAATATCTCTTTTATAATCTAAGGTTAATTGTGGTGCTAAATTATTATTTGAATAATCGGCGCTTAAAAGTGAACCACCCAAACTTACTCCTATCGCACTATTGTACTTCCTTTCAATATACTTTCTATTATATAATCCTGAGAGTTCTTCTTCATCTTTATCTTCTCTATAATCTGAAATTAAACTATCAGAGAGGACTTCCCCCTCTTTGGGTAGCCAAATCTTATCTTCTATTCCTTCTATCACCAGCCCTTCTACGGCTTTTTCAATAGCTTCTTTTACCGCGATTTGTACCGGTTCATTCCTGGTAAATCCTGTTTCAGCTTCCAATAGTCTTTGGAAACTTACATATTTAAACAAACTAGCGTCCAGTGCTTGAGATAGAATTGTTTTGGATATATATATATTTTTTAGGATTTTACCACTGGAAGTAGAAATTGCCCTTAAATAGATAGTCACCCTATCTTGTCTATATTGCGTTGAAGCTCCAACTCCAAGGTACCGCGCGCCTAAACCACCGGTCATTATATTGGTATCGTAAGAAACAATTCCTCCCTCCAATAGAATTCCAGCATACAATAACGGTGGGAGCTGTGGTTCGTTACTATTTCCTCCCTGGTATTCCTGACGGGTAGATCTAATAATATTCCTCTCGTTTAATAGGTTACCTATATTTTCCCGCTCAATAGCGGTAAACCATCCAGAATCTTCCAGCGCCTTTATTAGAATTGAGGTCGCTCCCTGGGTAACTGCTGTACTAAAAGTACTTCCCACATCAGAGGGTTTATATTGCCCTGTAAGATCCCTGAAGTTATAAACTCCTACGACAACCTTTTCTTCAGGCGTAGGTAATTTTCTTAGACGTTTGGTTGTTTCAGATATTTCTCCGCTTTTTGGTGCTTCAAAATCTACAGGTTGACTTAAATATGATCCGCAAGAACTTAGTATTGATATTAAACCAATAAGGAATGAGCTTTTATAAAAATTCATAGTGTATTAATTGGGAATTATTACCTGGGTTTGTTCTCCGGTCTCAGTGTCTAAGATATTAATCACCAAACCTTCATTTGATGGATAAATATCTACCGCCAAACTTCCAAAAGAATACGTTCCTTCTTCAAGTGCTCCCTGGCCAAATTGATCGGTAAACAGTCTCCTGGTAACCTGTCCTAATAATTGTGAATTTAAACTGGAAGTGAATCTCTCCAATTCCGATTGTTGTTGTCTTCCTGAAGTCGCATTAGGATCTTTAAAACTATTCTGAGCCTCGGCAGAACTTAATAGCCATTGGTAATTATAAGGATTTCCTCCAAATGCTGGATTAGTAGGCCTATACACCAAATCCTGTGCGCTAGAGGTATAAAAGCATCCTAAAATAAAGAATAATGTAAAAGTTAGTTTCATTTATAAATTTGGTTAATATTGGGTAATTTGCTGTTTTTGCTTTCTTAATTCTTGAAAATATCTATTTACTCGCTGAAGAGCAATTCCAGCCATTTCTTCTAAGTAATCCAGTTTTGGGCGGGAGAAAAATTGAAAAATAATTTGATTTTCAATCTTTACCATAATCCGTGTAGTTCTTCCAAAACTTATCATTTCATCAATTTCAATAATTTTATTTTCAGGATTCTGACTTAGTTGATATTTTTGATAAAAGAAGTCATAAAAATCTTTTCCAG contains the following coding sequences:
- a CDS encoding DUF4197 domain-containing protein encodes the protein MKKIILVFSVLIFSSCAELQTIAENYPQVGVSNTEIASGLRQALDMGIEKQVTKLTEENGFYRNELVRITLPPELQKVDKTLRDVGLDALADEGLKVLNRAAEEAVKEATPIFVNAVQEITFNDARNILLGQDNQATLYLTDKTEKSLYNKFSPVVTSSLEKVGATQVWSNIINRYNSLPLTTNVNPDLADYVTNEALNGVYTMIAVEEKEIREKVSARTTNLLQRVFALQDRNTGY
- a CDS encoding Lacal_2735 family protein, with translation MFKIFETKSTEECLCDKYTHLMHKSFKLALTDKEESDRLNERAKKILRELRRMQYDKIDS
- a CDS encoding ABC transporter substrate-binding protein — translated: MEVIDQLQRKISLPYIPKRIISLVPSQTELLVDLGLEENLVGVTKFCVHPKYLRKNKTMVGGTKQVKLEKIKALKPDIILCNKEENTKEMVEELEEIAPVHVSDIVKIEDAFELMLQYGEIFQKKALVGTMVNSVRDKIAVLQEKLRDKPVKKVAYFIWKKPLMVAGKDTFIDELLKLNKFENVFIESRYPETTLEELKAKNPDLLLLSSEPFPFKEKHKEYFSTLNAEIKLVDGEYFSWYGSRLIAAIDYFKTISA
- the pyrF gene encoding orotidine-5'-phosphate decarboxylase; the encoded protein is MSPQELTEQIFKKKSFLCVGLDVDIDRIPTYLLSEDDPIFEFNKAIIDATHKFCVAYKPNIAFYEANGVEGWQALEKTINYLHHEYPEIYTIADAKRGDIGNTSRMYAKTFLQDLGFDSVTVAPYMGKDSVEPFLEFDNRQAILLALTSNEGAFDFQTQQIDGEELYKKVLKTSKTWKNSENLMYVVGATKAEFLKEIREIIPENFLLVPGVGAQGGKLEDVCKYGMTKNVGLLVNSSRKIIYASESSNFAEIAGAKAEVLQQQMAEELSKL
- the prfA gene encoding peptide chain release factor 1, whose translation is MIEKLNIVKQRFDEVNDLIIQPDVISDQKRYIELNKEYKDLRALMDEREKYLELTNNIEEAKEIIADGSDPEMTEMAKMQLDEAEKEVPKLEEKIRMMLVPKDPDDAKNVVIEIRAGTGGDEASIFAGDLYRMYTKYLESKGWKHNIVDYSEGTSGGFKEMIFEVSGEDVYGTMKFEAGVHRVQRVPQTETQGRVHTSAATVMVLPEAEEFDVEIDPKEVRIDYFCSSGPGGQSVNTTYSAVRLTHEPTGLVAQCQDQKSQHKNKEKAFRVLRSRLYEMELAKKQEADAAKRNSMVSSGDRSAKIRTYNYSQGRVTDHRINLTLYDLSNIINGDIQKILDELRFVENTEKLKENSDVF
- a CDS encoding ATP-binding cassette domain-containing protein produces the protein MIFEIDNVELYFAEKQILNGVYLKAETGKIIGILGANGSGKSSLLNISFGSLQPRHKLIRIDKKPYLKPLFKYGIVTYLPQQNFIPPKMKLETCFQLFKVELRDFLHDFPEFIAYKRTKMRELSGGQRRVTEIYIALNSKTKLILLDEPFSHLSPLYIEKIKGILQNKKKEKAIIITDHMYRHILNSSDEIYLLKNGSTKLIDKVSELEDYKYLRAGTL
- a CDS encoding AIR synthase related protein; this encodes MSQEVSKRYAQRGVSAGKEDVHNAIKNVDKGLFPKAFCKIVPDYLTGDADYCLIMHADGAGTKSSLAYMYWKETGDISVWKGIAQDALIMNIDDLLCVGAIDNIMLSSTIGRNKNKIPGEVISAIINGTEELIAELKDFGVEIHSTGGETADVGDLVRTIIVDSTVTARMKKSEVIDNANIKPGNVIVGLSSSGQASYENEYNGGMGSNGLTSARHDVFSKILAEKYPESFDNDIPEDLIYSGTKSLTDKVENSPIDAGKLVLSPTRTYAPIIKKILSKFSNKEINGMVHCSGGAQTKILHFIDNLHIVKDNMFEVPPLFKLIQQESKTDWKEMYQVFNMGHRMELYVNPQIAEEIIAISKSFNVDAQIVGRVEASEEKKLTIKSEFGEFEY
- a CDS encoding carboxypeptidase regulatory-like domain-containing protein; protein product: MKSIKFIFPLFFAILISGCSEETIDNVQIGTITGTVVTEGNFEPIENVRISTNPASSTVFTDENGEFTLRNIPVQEYSVQARKDSLLTQFQGVEVIPDGEVNIVFEMKPETANNLAPKAPQLVSPENNAEGLPRTVTFAWASENVDDDELTYQLEIRNDRNSNVQTYANITDTTFTVEDLNYGYKYFWQVRVSDSVNEDVLSEVGTFNTLEFPKSRIAYVRKVNGNNVIFSRDLNENEYQLTSASQNSFRPRKNHRTDKIAFLRTIGSQTHLFTMNLDGSGQKQITSNIPVNGFNLDKIDFSWANDGASLIYPNFSKLYRVNATGDGTTQIYSEPNGRFITEVDVSNDNSRMALLVNDANGYNASIYLINNEGQKTTTIVSNIEGALGGLNLSVNNNMVLYTRDVSGFESEDYRQLNSQLFVYNINTQEALSISDNKPDGTNDLDPRFSPNEAEVIFVNTSNDGISQNNIFTVEINPGSADENRTLLYENAFMPDWE
- a CDS encoding CsgG/HfaB family protein translates to MNFYKSSFLIGLISILSSCGSYLSQPVDFEAPKSGEISETTKRLRKLPTPEEKVVVGVYNFRDLTGQYKPSDVGSTFSTAVTQGATSILIKALEDSGWFTAIERENIGNLLNERNIIRSTRQEYQGGNSNEPQLPPLLYAGILLEGGIVSYDTNIMTGGLGARYLGVGASTQYRQDRVTIYLRAISTSSGKILKNIYISKTILSQALDASLFKYVSFQRLLEAETGFTRNEPVQIAVKEAIEKAVEGLVIEGIEDKIWLPKEGEVLSDSLISDYREDKDEEELSGLYNRKYIERKYNSAIGVSLGGSLLSADYSNNNLAPQLTLDYKRDIYRSLALQLSGSIFELNSGVAFTETFAGLDAGLNYTLLPSDKLTPFAQAGAGFLTRLSESDIQESKNNFFKLHYGLGMEYLIKDNLGIKAFATHNITLSDELDYTINGTRDDHYFNFGIGVNFYLGNSNNNN
- a CDS encoding curli production assembly/transport component CsgF yields the protein MKLTFTLFFILGCFYTSSAQDLVYRPTNPAFGGNPYNYQWLLSSAEAQNSFKDPNATSGRQQQSELERFTSSLNSQLLGQVTRRLFTDQFGQGALEEGTYSFGSLAVDIYPSNEGLVINILDTETGEQTQVIIPN